Genomic window (Parcubacteria group bacterium CG10_big_fil_rev_8_21_14_0_10_36_14):
CTGTGAGTTTCTGACAAAAGGTCTTCTATGATGTAGAGCAAGCGCATCTTGAGGTCTTCCTTCATTTTATGACTTTCCGGTTCCTGTATATCAAAAGCGCTTAATATTTTTTTTATTTTTAGCGATGTTTCCATTTCAGGCGATATAAGCTCTTTAAATTTTTTTTCATCAATATGTTTATCGGTACCTTCGGATAAAACATGGAACATATTATCAAAAAGCACGTCTTCATAAGGAGCGGATTCATTTTCAAGTTGTTTTGATATTGCTATGCTGAAGTTTTTTTTATGAGTTTCTGGTATAGAAAAAGCTGTTTCTTCATAAGCTTCCGGCACTCTTTGTTTTTTTTGAGGTTGAGTATTTTCCATATGAGTATTTATGAGGAATTAAGTTAACATTATTATAGCATATTTTAGGGGATTTGTCAAGTTTTCCATAGTTTAAATTTTACCATTTTTTTCTAAAATACGGCAAATTTTTTGCTTCTTGCACAAAGCGACGAGCTTTGATAAAATGGTTATATAATATGTTAACGCAGAAAAAGGGAGGGATATTCAAAAAGATAGGAATTTTATTCGCAAGCTCTATTTTGGTGCTATTTTTTGTTGTTATGTATATGGCGTTATCGCGTGCGACGGTTGTTATCGAGCCGAAAGAAGAAACGATAAGCGCAGATTTAATTGTAACCGTAAAGTCGGTTGACCTAAAAAAAGGAGAGATTTTGGGTAAAATGGCAACAACAACCTTATCCCGTGAAGCATCTTTTACGGTAAGCGGAAACGACCGTGAAATTCCAGCCAAGGCTGAGGGTGAAGTCATTATTTACAATAAATACAGCAAAGATCAACAGCTTATTGCAACCACAAGATTTTTATCTGAAAGCGGAGTTTTGTTTCGATTGGTAAGCGGAATATTGGTTCCGGCTGGAAAAAGCGTTACCGCGGTTATAAAGGCAGATAAGGAAGGAAAAGAAGGGGAGCTGGAACCAACCAGTTTTGCAATACCCGGATTAAGCAAAGATTTACAGAAATATATTTATGCAGAAAATGAAAAAGCAATGACAGGCGGAATGAAGAAGGTTGCGGTTTTAACACAACAAGATATTGATGAGGCAGTTGAGAACTTAAAATCAACTTTAATAATCGAAGGAAAAGAAAAATTAAAAGATAAGGTTGGTATAGACAGTACTTTTGTTGGAGTCGTTTATACAGGAAGCGCAAAAGATAGCAAGATAAGCGCAAAGCCGGGCGACTCTGTGGATAGTTTCAAAATCAATATGACGATGGAGGTTGTGGGTATTGCATATAATAAAGACCTGGAGGACCAGGCGGCAAAAACTTTGGCAGGAATAGTTTATTCCGACAGAAAGCTTATATCATCAAACTTGCTGAATTTGGAACCAAAAGTAGAAACGATTAATGTTGGTGCAGGGGTTGCAACCCTGAAAGTCGGGATAGAGGGAAAAACAATCATTAATTCTAATAGCCAAATTTTTGATAAAGAAAAGATGGCAGGAAAAACCGCAGAAGAAGTAAAAAACTACCTAAATCAGTATGCTGGAATAAATAGTATTGAGATAAAGTTTTTTCCTTTTTGGCTTAATAAAGTGCCAAAACTTCGAGATCATATAAAAGTTGTCGTTAAATAATGTTCAGCAATTATATTGCTTTACGACAAGTTAGTATGATAAAAACAGATATTGACACATTATAAAATATGACTAAAGAAAATATAGAAACAATTCGTCATAGTTCGGCGCATCTTTTGGCTGCAGCTGTGCAAAAATTATATCCAAAAACCCTTTTCGGAGTAGGTCCTACTGTTGATAATGGATTCTATTATGATATGGAAGTAAAAGATAGGGACGGAAAGGAAGCCGTGCTTAACGAGTCTGATTTGAAAAAAATAGAAAAACAAATGAAGAAAATGAAAGCTCAAGGACAAAAGTTTGTTCGTAAAGAAATGGGGATTCAGGCGGCAATTACAATGTTTAAAAAAATGGGGCAGATATACAAGGTTGAGCTTCTGAATGATTTAAAGAAAAAGGGGACAACACTGCTTCACGAAGACTCTGAAGGACAGGTGGGACTTGCAAAAAACGGAAAGGTGTCTATTTATCAACTTGGAGATTTCGTTGATTTGTGCCGAGGTCCGCATGTCGCCTCAACCAAAGAAATAAAAATTTTTAAACTGCAAAAACTCGCTGGCGCTTATTGGCGAGGAAATGAAAAAAATAAAATGTTGGCACGCGTCTACGGACTATCTTTTTTAACTGAAAAAGAGATGGAAGACTATTTGAAAATGTTGGTAGAAGCGGAACGTCGGGATCACAGAAAATTGGGAAAAGAATTAGAACTATTTTTGATTGACCCGATTGTTGGACTTGGGCTCCCAATGTGGTATCCAAAAGGCGCATTGATATGGAGAACAATAGAAGACTTTTGGTATGAAGAACATTTGAAAAACGGTTATAGTTTAACAAGAACTCCGCATATCGGTCATCGCGCGCTTTGGGAAACGTCCGGTCATTGGAATTTTTATAGCGATAGTATGTATCCGCCTATGGAAATTAATAAAAGCTTGGAAGATCTCAAAAAAGGCAGAAAAGGAGAGGGCAAATCAGAAGAATATTTAATAAAACCGATGAATTGCCCATTTCATGTAAGAATCTATAAATCAAAACCGTGGTCATATCGTGATTTACCATTACGTTGGGCTGAATGCGGAACGGTTTATCGTTATGAAAAATCCGGAGAAATATCAGGGCTTACTCGTGTAAGAGGATTTACACAAGATGATGCGCATATAATTTGTACTGAAGAACAAGTAGAGGCAGAACTTAAAAGAGTTATAAAATTTATAAAAAATATATTTAGCACTTTTGGATTTAAGGAATATAAGATATATTTATCTTTACGTGATTCTAAAAATAAGAAAAAATATGCCGGAAATGACAAGGGTTGGGATTTTACCGAAAAATTATTGGAGCGTGTAGCAAAAAATGAAAAACTTGATTATGTAAAAGAAGAGGGTGAGGCTGCTTTTTATGGTCCAAAGCTTGATTTCAAGATAAAAGATGTTTTGGGAAGAGAATGGCAATGTTCAACCCTGCAGTTTGATTTTAATTTGCCAGAACGTTTCGATATGACGTTTACAAATGACAAAGGCAAGGATGAACGGCCATATATGCTTCATCGTGCTTTATTCGGATCTTTTGAGCGTTTTATCGGGCTTTTAATTGAGCATTATGCCGGAGCCTTTCCATTATGGATCAGCCCTGTTCAGGTGCAGATTGTGCCAGTAGGCGGCACACACAAAAAACCATGTCGGGAATTGGCAGAAAAGTTTAGAGAAGCGGGTATTCGTGTATTTGTTGATGAGTCGGATGAAACGGTTGGCTACAAAATAAGAAAAGCAGAAAAAGAAAAGATTCCATACATGATTGTTATAGGAGATAAAGAAAAAGATTTGAAAAAGGTTTCGGTGCGTGAAAGAGGAAAGAAAGATACGATAGAACTAAAAACAGATGAGTTTATAAAAAATATTTCAAAGGATATAAATAACAAGAAATAAAAAATACCCCGATTAATCGGGGTATTTTTTATTTCTTGTTATTTTTTTATTGAGAATCCGCCAAGATATATTCTTGTTGTATCTTTTGGGAAAAGTCTGTCTACTACCTCGGCATATTTCTTGTTATGTTTTTTAAGATGTGTTTTATAGGCCGTATCTGTCGTTTTATATTGTTTTAAAAGCACATCAAATTCTTCAGTATCTGCCGGGTCCAGCTTTCTTCTAATATTAAACTTTTTAAACAATCCACCTTTTATTACATCAAATCCATATTTGGAAAGTAAGGTGTTTTCAATCCTTTGAAGACGTTGATCCATAATTGCTAAGTTCTGCGAAGACGATTCATAGTCTTCATAAGAAACACCATCTCTTTCCATATTTTTTTTAAGTGAGTTATCAATAATTCTTCCTTGAACCTCAATAACTTCTTTTTTTTCATCCACATCCAGCTTATTTAAATCTGCCAGCATTTTTTGAGGATTGGTTTCTTTATTTGGTCTTACCCAGAGTTTTTCTAATTTTGCCAA
Coding sequences:
- a CDS encoding threonine--tRNA ligase, which translates into the protein MTKENIETIRHSSAHLLAAAVQKLYPKTLFGVGPTVDNGFYYDMEVKDRDGKEAVLNESDLKKIEKQMKKMKAQGQKFVRKEMGIQAAITMFKKMGQIYKVELLNDLKKKGTTLLHEDSEGQVGLAKNGKVSIYQLGDFVDLCRGPHVASTKEIKIFKLQKLAGAYWRGNEKNKMLARVYGLSFLTEKEMEDYLKMLVEAERRDHRKLGKELELFLIDPIVGLGLPMWYPKGALIWRTIEDFWYEEHLKNGYSLTRTPHIGHRALWETSGHWNFYSDSMYPPMEINKSLEDLKKGRKGEGKSEEYLIKPMNCPFHVRIYKSKPWSYRDLPLRWAECGTVYRYEKSGEISGLTRVRGFTQDDAHIICTEEQVEAELKRVIKFIKNIFSTFGFKEYKIYLSLRDSKNKKKYAGNDKGWDFTEKLLERVAKNEKLDYVKEEGEAAFYGPKLDFKIKDVLGREWQCSTLQFDFNLPERFDMTFTNDKGKDERPYMLHRALFGSFERFIGLLIEHYAGAFPLWISPVQVQIVPVGGTHKKPCRELAEKFREAGIRVFVDESDETVGYKIRKAEKEKIPYMIVIGDKEKDLKKVSVRERGKKDTIELKTDEFIKNISKDINNKK